Proteins from one Syngnathus scovelli strain Florida chromosome 9, RoL_Ssco_1.2, whole genome shotgun sequence genomic window:
- the oprd1b gene encoding opioid receptor, delta 1b, whose product MMEFATFPPDDLYVSLIPFNASLPDALLLGPPRGVGTNWTNGTNGINGTSAPVGRDTARVVIAVCITALYSLICVVGLLGNVLVMYGVVRYTKMKTATNIYIFNLALADALATSTLPFQSANYLMRSWPFGELLCKLVIAIDYYNMFTSIFTLTMMSVDRYVAVCHPVKALDFRTPAKAKIINIAIWILSSVIAVPVMIMAVTKVTDKGSVDCRIIFPKPEWYWDTVTKICVFIFAFLVPVFVITVCYGLMILRLKSVRLLSGSKEKDRNLRRITRMVLVVVAAFIICWTPIHIFIIVKTMVNINHNNLLVMASWHLCIALGYTNSSLNPVLYAFLDENFKRCFRDFCLPYRTRTDQHSFSRGRNSTREPASVCAPANRDRQPA is encoded by the exons ATGATGGAGTTCGCTACTTTCCCTCCGGATGACTTGTACGTGTCGTTAATTCCCTTCAATGCCAGCCTCCCCGACGCGCTCCTACTGGGACCGCCAAGAGGCGTCGGGACCAACTGGACCAACGGTACCAATGGGATCAACGGTACCAGCGCGCCCGTGGGTCGCGACACGGCGAGGGTTGTCATCGCTGTGTGCATCACCGCACTCTACTCGCTTATCTGCGTGGTGGGACTGTTGGGTAACGTTCTCGTCATGTACGGCGTGGTCAG GTACACCAAGATGAAAACAGCCACCAACATCTATATCTTCAACTTGGCCCTGGCGGACGCCCTGGCTACCAGCACCTTGCCCTTCCAGAGCGCCAATTACCTCATGCGATCGTGGCCGTTCGGGGAGCTCCTGTGCAAATTGGTCATCGCCATTGACTACTACAACATGTTCACCAGCATCTTCACGCTCACCATGATGAGCGTGGATCGCTACGTGGCCGTTTGTCACCCCGTTAAGGCCCTGGATTTCCGTACGCCAGCCAAGGCTAAGATCATCAACATCGCAATCTGGATTCTGTCGTCAGTTATTGCAGTACCTGTAATGATCATGGCCGTTACCAAGGTGACAGACAAAG gtAGCGTCGATTGCAGAATCATATTTCCCAAACCCGAATGGTACTGGGACACGGTGACAAAAATCTGCGTGTTCATCTTTGCATTCCTGGTTCCCGTGTTTGTCATCACCGTCTGCTACGGTCTGATGATCCTACGCCTCAAGAGCGTCCGTCTTCTCTCCGGATCCAAAGAGAAGGACAGGAACCTGAGGAGGATCACCCGGAtggtgctggtggtggtggcagCCTTCATCATCTGCTGGACTCCCATACACATCTTCATCATCGTCAAGACCATGGTGAATATCAATCACAATAACCTCCTGGTGATGGCGAGCTGGCATCTGTGCATCGCCCTGGGCTACACCAACAGCAGCCTCAACCCGGTCCTTTACGCCTTCCTGGATGAGAACTTCAAGAGGTGCTTCAGGGATTTCTGCCTGCCCTATCGCACACGTACGGACCAGCACAGCTTCTCCCGCGGCCGCAACAGCACCAGGGAGCCTGCGTCCGTTTGCGCTCCCGCCAACAGAGACAGACAGCCGGCGTGA
- the rcc1 gene encoding regulator of chromosome condensation — protein MSPKRKSQAIEEVNNAKKVKVYHRSHGKEAGHVLVLGQGDVGQLGLGEDIIERKKPALVQLPEKIVQVVAGGMHTVCLSETGMVYTFGCNDEKALGRDTKEEGSEMTPGKVVLEEKVVQVSAGDSHTAALTEEGTVYVWGTFRDSNGVIGLLDPMKTSDVPTKVPLTEAVVKVVSGNDHLVMVTIEGNLYTSGTAEQGQLGRVPEQFSNRGGRKGLDRLLTPQMVKVKGKVHFVDAFCGAYFTFALSKDGHIYGFGLSNYQQLGTKSSKMFFVPVKLTCFKNSNSTWVDFSGGQHHTVCLNSEGQVYSLGRAEYGRLGLGEQAEEKSEPTPVGGIEPASRVTCGASVSYAVTKDGSAYAWGMGTNLQLGTGQEDDEWSPVKMTGKQLENCTVLMVSSGGQHTVLLVKDNQES, from the exons ATGTCCCCCAAGAGGAAGTCACAGGCAATTGAAGAAGTGAACAATGCAAAGAAAGTCAAAG TTTACCACAGGAGTCATGGCAAGGAGGCGGGCCACGTTCTTGTTTTGGGTCAGGGTGATGTCGGACAGCTGGGCTTAGGAGAGGACATCATTGAGAGGAAAAAGCCCGCTCTGGTGCAGCTACCTGAGAAAATAGTGCAGGTGGTCGCCGGGGGCATGCACACTGTGTGCCTCAGTGAGACTGGCATG GTTTACACCTTTGGCTGCAATGATGAAAAGGCCCTTGGTCGGGACACAAAAGAGGAGGGGTCTGAAATGACTCCCGGGAAGGTTGTGCTCGAGGAGAAGGTGGTCCAGGTGTCAGCAGGAGACAGCCACACTGCTGCACTAACCGAGGAAGGAACTGTGTATGTGTGGGGAACCTTCAGG GATAGTAATGGCGTTATAGGTCTCCTGGATCCTATGAAAACAAGCGATGTTCCAACTAAAGTTCCCTTGACGGAAGCTGTCGTGAAAGTTGTATCAG GTAACGACCATCTTGTAATGGTGACCATAGAGGGAAATCTCTACACATCAGGCACTGCTGAGCAGGGGCAGCTCGGAAGGGTGCCTGAGCAGTTTTCAAATCGGGGAGGCAGGAAAGGCCTTG ATCGTCTGTTGACTCCTCAGATGGTCAAAGTGAAAGGGAAAGTCCACTTTGTCGACGCTTTTTGCGGGGCTTACTTCACATTTGCTTTGTCCAAAGACGGGCACATTTATGGATTTGGCCTCTCCAACTATCAACAGTTGG GAACCAAAAGCTCAAAGATGTTTTTCGTCCCCGTGAAACTGACCTGCTTCAAAAATTCAAACTCCACCTGGGTTGATTTCTCTGGAGGACAACATCACACGGTCTGCCTCAACTCGGAAG GACAGGTGTACAGCCTGGGTAGAGCCGAGTATGGGCGCCTTGGCCTCGGCGAACAAGCTGAAGAGAAAAGTGAACCCACACCCGTCGGTGGGATTGAACCAGCTAGCAGAGTGACATGCGGGGCTTCTGTCAGCTATGCGGTCACCAAAGATG GGTCTGCGTACGCTTGGGGAATGGGCACCAATTTGCAACTCGGCACAGGCCAGGAGGACGACGAATGGAGCCCTGTGAAAATGACCGGCAAGCAGCTGGAAAATTGCACAGTTCTGATGGTGTCCAGTGGAGGGCAGCACACAGTGCTTTTGGTCAAAGACAATCAGGAAAGTTGA